A region from the Arthrobacter gengyunqii genome encodes:
- a CDS encoding YegP family protein, translating to MAGKFEVYQDKAGGYRFRLKAGNGEVIASSESYKSKASALKGVESVRNNATAEVTDLTTVAT from the coding sequence ATGGCAGGAAAATTCGAGGTCTATCAGGACAAGGCCGGCGGGTACAGGTTCCGCCTGAAGGCAGGAAACGGCGAAGTCATCGCTTCGTCGGAAAGCTATAAGTCCAAGGCATCGGCGCTGAAGGGCGTGGAATCCGTCCGGAACAACGCCACAGCTGAAGTTACGGACCTGACAACCGTCGCGACGTAG
- a CDS encoding beta-phosphoglucomutase family hydrolase, whose amino-acid sequence MPPPPLPLPAAVTPLRYQAVIFDMDGVVTDTASVHRAVWKALFDSVLADERTGSASDGDPFEDSDYYAYVDGRPREQGVLGFLRSRGVDVPLGSLDDAPWSWTAYGLGSAKNALFLAALQRDGVRAYPGTVGLLDRLRTDLVPVALVTASRNAQAILAAAGLEDRFDAVIDGSVAADLQLEGKPDPATFLEAARRLGVSPSQAVVIEDSTAGVAAARSGGFGLVVGIDRAKQRTQLEAAGADLVLRDPGELDIGLVLSHPWQLIYDGFDPWHEGHREALTTLGNGRMGTRGTAPETGADTIHYPGTYAAGIFNRVPEVIGGETAWNEHMVNLPNWLPLDLRFGSGGWWSEGGLILRREHRTLDMQRAVLIRRVLLEDGSGRQLDVVQQRVVSMASPALAVLETTVTPRGWDGPVEFRTGIDHDIRNANVAEDAALGNRHLNTLAVDLQADTERVEAETTQSQIRIAVAVRVTFRTDIPVDSSPLPRASGAGADSSRWLQHHRGELRVGRPLSVLKTAVVVTSHDRAVSTPASGAQAVLARTPANFTAVLADHQAAWRRLLHLFSLDLHADGQTQLVLNLHVFHLLQVLTPITEELDVGVPARGLHGEGYRGHIFWDDLFVLPLVTSRLPSITRSVLNYRWRRLSAARDTARAAGLAGALFPWRSGSDGTEETPRWLYNKFSQKWMRDNSRLQRHGSLAVAYNVWQYFQATEDRQWLVSRGAEIIVEVARMIASMAETGEDGRFHLHGVVGPDEYHDGYPENPGSGVDDNAYTNIMAAWLCALPARILKELHGQDSKYLRKKLGISQAELAFWKQLGRRLYVPFHDGMISQFEGYGRLKELDWDHYRRRYGNIERLDLILASEGDSTNGYKLSKQADVLMLLYVLGEEDLVRLLRRMDYDVGPGQIRAMVDYYLSRTIHGSTLSRVAHASVLSASDPERAWDTFRDALDADLDDTQGGTTRTGVHLGAMAGTIDVVQRSFAGLRMESGDLVFTPRLPSGLRRVSFRVRYRGVLLKISLERTVLRVSAAPGNLPPVRIRVGNALFQLRPGGSVDIPLEPAGAPI is encoded by the coding sequence GTGCCGCCACCGCCCCTGCCGCTGCCCGCCGCCGTAACACCCCTGCGCTATCAGGCCGTCATCTTTGACATGGACGGGGTGGTGACCGACACAGCTTCGGTGCACCGCGCAGTGTGGAAGGCGCTCTTCGACTCTGTGCTTGCCGATGAAAGAACCGGATCGGCCTCCGACGGTGACCCTTTTGAGGACAGTGACTACTACGCCTACGTTGATGGGCGCCCGCGCGAACAGGGGGTCCTGGGGTTCCTCCGCTCCCGGGGAGTGGATGTTCCCCTGGGCTCGCTGGACGATGCTCCGTGGTCCTGGACCGCCTACGGCCTGGGGTCGGCCAAAAATGCGCTGTTCCTGGCAGCACTTCAGCGCGATGGTGTTCGTGCCTATCCCGGAACGGTGGGTTTGCTGGACCGGCTGCGCACGGACCTGGTCCCGGTTGCCCTGGTCACGGCCAGCCGCAATGCCCAGGCCATTCTCGCGGCGGCGGGGCTCGAGGATAGGTTCGACGCCGTCATCGACGGTTCTGTTGCTGCGGATCTGCAGCTGGAAGGCAAGCCGGATCCCGCGACATTTCTCGAAGCCGCACGCAGGCTCGGCGTCAGCCCGTCGCAGGCGGTGGTCATTGAAGACTCCACCGCAGGCGTTGCGGCTGCGCGCAGCGGCGGTTTCGGACTGGTGGTCGGCATCGACCGGGCCAAGCAGCGCACCCAGCTGGAAGCCGCCGGGGCTGACCTGGTGCTCCGGGACCCCGGGGAGCTGGACATCGGCCTTGTGCTTTCCCACCCCTGGCAGCTGATCTATGACGGTTTTGATCCTTGGCACGAGGGGCACCGGGAGGCGCTGACAACGCTCGGCAACGGCCGGATGGGCACCCGTGGAACGGCACCTGAAACCGGGGCAGACACCATCCACTATCCCGGAACCTACGCTGCGGGCATCTTCAACCGCGTCCCGGAGGTCATCGGCGGCGAGACGGCGTGGAACGAGCACATGGTAAATCTGCCGAACTGGCTTCCACTTGACCTCCGCTTTGGCTCCGGGGGCTGGTGGTCCGAAGGCGGTCTGATCCTGCGGCGCGAGCACCGGACGCTGGACATGCAACGTGCCGTCCTGATCCGCCGGGTCCTTCTGGAGGACGGGAGCGGACGGCAGCTCGATGTTGTCCAGCAGCGGGTCGTGTCCATGGCATCTCCCGCACTCGCCGTACTGGAGACCACGGTGACCCCCCGCGGTTGGGACGGACCGGTGGAGTTCAGGACAGGGATTGACCACGACATCCGCAACGCGAACGTCGCCGAGGACGCCGCCTTGGGAAACCGCCACCTCAATACCCTTGCCGTTGATCTGCAGGCAGACACGGAAAGAGTCGAAGCTGAAACCACGCAAAGCCAGATCCGCATCGCCGTTGCCGTCCGGGTCACCTTCCGCACAGACATCCCGGTGGACAGCAGCCCTCTGCCCCGAGCGTCCGGGGCAGGGGCGGACTCTTCCCGTTGGCTGCAGCACCATCGCGGGGAGCTGCGCGTCGGAAGGCCTTTGAGTGTCCTTAAAACCGCCGTCGTCGTCACCTCCCATGACCGGGCCGTTTCCACGCCGGCCTCCGGAGCGCAGGCCGTGCTGGCACGCACCCCGGCAAACTTCACCGCCGTCCTTGCCGACCACCAGGCTGCCTGGCGCAGGCTGCTGCATTTGTTCAGCCTTGACCTGCACGCGGACGGCCAGACTCAGCTGGTCCTGAACCTGCATGTTTTCCACCTGTTGCAGGTACTCACCCCGATCACCGAGGAACTCGACGTGGGCGTGCCGGCCCGCGGACTGCACGGGGAAGGCTACCGGGGACACATTTTCTGGGATGACCTGTTTGTCCTGCCGCTGGTCACCTCGCGGCTGCCCTCCATCACGCGCTCGGTGCTGAACTACCGGTGGCGCCGTCTGAGCGCTGCCCGGGACACGGCCCGTGCGGCCGGGCTGGCCGGCGCGCTGTTCCCATGGCGCAGTGGCAGCGACGGAACCGAAGAAACGCCCCGGTGGCTGTACAACAAGTTTTCCCAGAAATGGATGCGGGACAATTCCCGGCTTCAGCGCCATGGGAGCCTGGCCGTCGCCTACAACGTCTGGCAATATTTCCAGGCCACGGAGGACCGGCAATGGCTGGTCAGCCGCGGAGCGGAGATCATCGTGGAGGTAGCCCGGATGATCGCGTCCATGGCCGAAACGGGGGAGGACGGACGGTTCCACCTGCACGGCGTGGTGGGGCCGGACGAGTACCACGACGGATATCCCGAGAACCCCGGCTCCGGAGTGGATGACAACGCGTACACCAACATCATGGCTGCCTGGCTGTGCGCCCTCCCGGCACGGATCCTCAAGGAGCTGCACGGTCAGGACAGCAAGTATCTGCGGAAGAAGCTGGGGATCAGCCAGGCTGAACTGGCGTTTTGGAAGCAGCTTGGCCGGCGGCTTTACGTCCCTTTCCATGACGGCATGATCAGTCAGTTCGAAGGCTACGGTCGACTCAAGGAGCTGGACTGGGACCATTACCGGCGGCGCTACGGCAACATCGAGCGGCTGGATCTGATCCTCGCGTCCGAGGGGGACAGCACCAACGGGTACAAGCTCTCCAAACAGGCCGATGTGCTGATGCTGCTCTACGTCCTGGGTGAAGAGGACCTGGTGCGCCTCCTGCGGCGGATGGATTACGACGTCGGGCCGGGACAGATCCGGGCAATGGTGGACTATTACCTGTCCCGGACGATCCACGGTTCCACGCTCAGCCGGGTTGCCCATGCCTCCGTCCTGTCCGCCTCCGACCCGGAACGCGCGTGGGACACGTTCAGGGACGCCCTGGACGCCGACCTTGACGATACCCAGGGCGGCACAACCCGAACCGGAGTGCACCTTGGTGCAATGGCCGGAACCATCGACGTTGTGCAGCGCAGTTTCGCGGGGCTGCGGATGGAGTCCGGGGACCTGGTCTTCACCCCCAGACTGCCCTCAGGGCTCCGGCGGGTGTCCTTCCGGGTTCGCTACCGGGGGGTGCTGCTGAAGATCAGCTTGGAACGCACCGTCCTGCGGGTATCCGCCGCTCCGGGCAACCTGCCCCCGGTCCGGATCCGGGTAGGGAATGCCCTGTTCCAGCTCCGTCCCGGCGGCAGCGTGGACATCCCGCTGGAGCCGGCCGGAGCGCCGATCTAA
- a CDS encoding DapH/DapD/GlmU-related protein, which produces MELDELLTALNAGETITAGSPLHEAMHHASQAALRITGELNSGYHEPEQVRELLSRLTGKPVDETVAMFPPFSADFGRNITLGKRVFINSGCRFQDQGGISIGDDCLIGHNAVLATLNHDLSPSRRADMHPAPITIGRNVWLGSNVTVLPGVTIGNDAVVAAGAVVTKDVPARSVVVGSPARVIRSVED; this is translated from the coding sequence ATGGAACTCGATGAACTGCTCACAGCGTTGAACGCCGGCGAGACCATAACCGCCGGCTCGCCCCTGCATGAGGCCATGCACCATGCCAGCCAGGCCGCCCTGCGGATTACCGGCGAACTCAACAGCGGCTACCACGAACCGGAACAGGTGCGGGAGCTGCTTTCCCGGCTGACCGGTAAACCGGTGGACGAAACGGTTGCAATGTTCCCACCGTTTTCCGCGGATTTCGGCAGAAACATCACCCTGGGCAAACGGGTGTTCATTAATTCCGGCTGCCGGTTCCAGGACCAGGGCGGAATCAGCATCGGCGACGACTGCCTGATCGGCCACAACGCCGTCCTGGCGACGCTTAACCACGACCTGTCGCCCAGCCGGCGAGCGGACATGCATCCGGCGCCCATCACGATTGGCCGGAATGTCTGGCTTGGGTCCAACGTCACGGTGCTGCCGGGGGTGACCATCGGTAACGACGCCGTTGTGGCCGCAGGAGCCGTAGTCACGAAGGATGTGCCGGCCCGGTCTGTGGTGGTGGGATCCCCGGCCCGGGTGATCCGCAGCGTCGAGGACTAG
- a CDS encoding lytic transglycosylase, translating to MAKIDSASPRPAHSNGRARWRGRTAAASAILLSLGLAGCTSSEPPAAAETPATTATTAPTATAEPAADAKPSLGGEVITDSFGNPDFYVTVAGDTLATVAEVYGFSEAKVTGFNELQPGTPLAPGTRLRLLPAGPGIGAMGAATEDPNGIPTSYTVVPGDTLAGITYRFNLTNDQLAEANKVPYVHEVGNIYFVEPERTIALQKNPVDSRSGTGEAVWNSWDRGVFYTTVDGDSFDSVGYQFRVGTSELLQYNPSLVENAPIPAGTTLQLIPGELAVDGARGTFTADAEGVPLTYTTVPGDTEDGISARFGVTALYDANRDTTETVPVWYQYVDGISGELLPGQTISLSLDQPINKPGA from the coding sequence ATGGCGAAAATCGACAGTGCTTCACCTCGGCCTGCGCATTCGAACGGCCGTGCTCGCTGGAGGGGCCGCACTGCGGCGGCTTCCGCAATTCTGCTGTCACTGGGACTAGCCGGTTGCACTTCCTCGGAGCCTCCCGCAGCTGCAGAAACACCCGCCACCACGGCGACGACGGCGCCCACCGCCACAGCGGAGCCTGCCGCGGACGCCAAGCCGTCCCTGGGCGGGGAGGTCATCACCGATTCCTTCGGCAATCCCGACTTCTACGTCACCGTCGCCGGCGACACCCTGGCAACGGTGGCGGAGGTCTACGGTTTTTCCGAAGCGAAAGTTACCGGATTCAACGAACTCCAGCCGGGGACGCCGCTGGCGCCTGGCACCCGGCTCCGGCTGCTGCCAGCCGGCCCCGGCATCGGCGCCATGGGGGCCGCCACGGAGGACCCGAACGGGATCCCCACAAGCTACACCGTCGTACCCGGGGACACCTTGGCCGGGATCACCTACCGGTTCAACCTCACCAATGATCAGCTCGCGGAGGCAAACAAAGTGCCGTACGTGCATGAGGTGGGCAACATCTACTTCGTGGAACCAGAGCGCACCATCGCGCTGCAGAAGAACCCGGTGGACAGCCGCTCAGGGACAGGGGAAGCCGTGTGGAATTCTTGGGACCGCGGCGTCTTCTACACCACTGTCGACGGCGATTCCTTCGACAGCGTGGGCTACCAGTTCCGTGTCGGCACGTCCGAGCTGCTGCAGTACAACCCCTCGCTTGTTGAGAACGCACCGATTCCGGCCGGCACCACGCTCCAGCTGATTCCGGGTGAGCTGGCGGTCGACGGCGCCCGTGGAACGTTTACCGCGGATGCCGAGGGTGTTCCGCTGACCTACACCACCGTCCCCGGGGACACCGAAGACGGCATCTCGGCCCGGTTTGGTGTCACGGCTCTGTATGACGCCAACCGGGACACGACCGAGACCGTTCCCGTCTGGTACCAGTACGTAGACGGGATATCCGGTGAGCTTTTGCCCGGCCAGACCATCAGCCTGTCCCTGGACCAGCCGATCAACAAGCCGGGCGCCTGA
- a CDS encoding zinc-dependent alcohol dehydrogenase family protein, producing MRGVVLHAPGDVRVEDRADPVIEEPTDAVIRLAATCICGSDLWPYRGVEEARSVPMGHEYIGWVEEVGSEVRTIKAGDFVVGSFWASDNTCEICRAGYQSRCINAVPMGMMGTQAQFARIPLADGTLVATPESPPADLLPSLLAASDVLGTGWFGAVAAEAGPGKTVAVVGDGAVGVLAVLAARQLGAERIIAFSRHPERQQLAREFGATDIITERGDAGVAALKDLTNGLGAHSVVEAVGTQESMMQAVRSTRPGGHMGFVGVSHDVALPGLELFFAEIHMLGGPAPVRRFLPDLIQRIWDRQIDPGRVFDLTLPLADAAEGYRAMDERRAVKVLLTP from the coding sequence ATGCGTGGCGTAGTACTGCATGCCCCCGGAGATGTCCGCGTCGAGGACCGGGCTGATCCAGTGATTGAAGAACCGACCGACGCCGTGATCCGGCTGGCAGCGACCTGCATTTGCGGTTCGGACCTGTGGCCGTACCGGGGCGTTGAGGAGGCCCGGAGCGTCCCCATGGGACATGAATACATCGGCTGGGTGGAGGAGGTGGGATCCGAGGTGCGGACCATCAAGGCCGGGGACTTCGTCGTCGGCTCCTTCTGGGCCTCCGACAACACATGCGAAATCTGCCGGGCCGGCTACCAGAGCCGATGCATCAATGCCGTGCCGATGGGCATGATGGGAACCCAGGCGCAGTTCGCCCGGATTCCGCTGGCCGACGGCACCTTGGTGGCCACTCCGGAATCCCCACCGGCGGACCTGCTGCCCTCACTGCTGGCGGCCTCGGATGTACTGGGCACCGGCTGGTTCGGCGCCGTGGCTGCTGAGGCCGGCCCCGGCAAAACCGTCGCCGTGGTGGGGGACGGCGCCGTCGGCGTTTTGGCAGTCCTGGCCGCACGACAGCTCGGTGCCGAGCGGATTATCGCTTTTAGCCGGCACCCCGAACGCCAGCAGCTCGCCCGTGAATTCGGTGCCACCGATATCATCACCGAACGCGGCGACGCGGGGGTGGCCGCACTCAAGGACCTGACCAACGGGCTCGGCGCCCATTCGGTGGTGGAGGCCGTGGGCACGCAGGAGTCAATGATGCAGGCTGTGCGCTCCACCCGGCCGGGCGGCCACATGGGCTTTGTGGGCGTCTCCCATGACGTCGCTCTTCCCGGGCTGGAACTGTTCTTCGCCGAGATCCACATGCTCGGAGGCCCCGCCCCCGTGCGCCGCTTTCTGCCCGACCTCATCCAGCGGATCTGGGACCGGCAGATCGATCCGGGCCGGGTCTTCGACCTCACGCTTCCGCTGGCCGACGCCGCGGAGGGCTACCGGGCCATGGATGAGCGCCGCGCCGTCAAAGTACTGCTGACCCCCTAG
- a CDS encoding lantibiotic dehydratase C-terminal domain-containing protein has protein sequence MPSNTVHRGAAARPVQQHSSPTTLWSVLTMEPERKDLGDGIVRHMVAPLSSQMRLVGAGRFRFSRSLESDHPAVLLHVRATDDVAQRLWKFAHVLAAESVASLGTVKISKSQGIVYPPRPGEPVPELVEATFARFGGPKGLELAAEVSEVSSDLALWAVDRFPGLTMRSMLAALLLFDAGHAMMHGPRSAVWPDRRTTSWDYFWNAHLHACTSSFGSQPERARRAMMDRIAPRIMPTHRVMAALASEPAVDIWRKRWARAIDEYLYRADKHRVSRSAQQLAMGASQLALNRLGFSFREQAVLGLYARAWSKDIEALYSGEASSHTR, from the coding sequence ATGCCATCGAACACTGTTCATCGGGGAGCAGCTGCCCGTCCTGTGCAGCAGCACTCCAGCCCAACCACCCTGTGGTCCGTCCTGACCATGGAGCCGGAGCGTAAGGATTTGGGCGACGGAATAGTCCGCCACATGGTTGCCCCGCTGTCTTCCCAAATGCGGCTCGTAGGGGCGGGCCGGTTTCGTTTTTCGCGCAGCCTGGAATCCGACCATCCGGCCGTGCTCCTGCATGTGCGGGCCACCGACGACGTCGCTCAGCGCCTGTGGAAGTTTGCCCACGTGCTGGCGGCGGAAAGCGTTGCCAGTCTGGGTACCGTGAAGATCTCCAAGTCGCAGGGCATCGTCTATCCGCCACGGCCGGGCGAGCCGGTGCCTGAGCTGGTGGAAGCGACATTTGCACGGTTCGGTGGACCAAAGGGCTTGGAACTGGCAGCTGAGGTTTCTGAGGTGTCCTCGGATTTGGCTTTGTGGGCCGTCGACCGTTTTCCCGGCCTCACCATGCGCTCGATGCTGGCCGCCCTGCTTCTCTTCGACGCCGGCCACGCCATGATGCACGGACCCCGGTCCGCTGTTTGGCCCGACCGCAGAACTACAAGCTGGGACTACTTCTGGAACGCTCATCTGCACGCCTGCACGAGTTCTTTTGGCTCCCAGCCTGAGCGTGCGCGCAGGGCAATGATGGACCGGATAGCACCCCGGATTATGCCCACACATAGGGTGATGGCCGCGTTGGCCTCAGAGCCGGCTGTGGATATCTGGCGGAAGCGCTGGGCACGCGCCATCGATGAGTATTTGTATCGGGCGGACAAGCATCGCGTCAGTCGCAGCGCGCAGCAGCTGGCGATGGGGGCGAGCCAGCTGGCACTCAACCGGTTGGGCTTTTCGTTCCGGGAGCAGGCAGTTCTCGGCCTATATGCGCGTGCTTGGAGTAAGGACATTGAAGCGCTGTATTCCGGTGAGGCGTCCTCTCATACCCGCTGA
- a CDS encoding DUF2975 domain-containing protein, producing the protein MRPAAITELKILIGAVLTVAVAAQVVVLPMLAAEAAASFPEVAYLRTPLTALAVVAIACGEAALVCIWRLLTLSGRGAFLTSRTTRWVDALVLSLVAGTGMLAAISAVLTADPQTGGGGPAVGLGLMAGMFLGAAAILGLLVWRGRLLQSVRDAAKQQRRVQL; encoded by the coding sequence ATGCGCCCAGCGGCAATCACTGAACTGAAGATCCTCATCGGCGCAGTACTCACTGTTGCGGTGGCGGCGCAGGTCGTGGTCCTTCCGATGCTTGCTGCGGAGGCGGCGGCCAGTTTTCCCGAAGTCGCCTATCTGCGGACTCCCCTGACCGCACTGGCAGTTGTTGCCATCGCATGCGGCGAGGCGGCGCTGGTCTGCATCTGGCGACTACTCACGCTTTCCGGGCGCGGAGCCTTCCTAACCAGCCGAACGACGCGCTGGGTGGATGCCCTGGTCCTCTCACTGGTCGCCGGCACGGGAATGCTCGCCGCCATATCCGCGGTTCTGACCGCCGATCCACAGACGGGCGGCGGGGGCCCGGCCGTGGGCCTGGGCCTGATGGCAGGAATGTTCCTCGGAGCGGCAGCGATCCTCGGGTTACTGGTATGGCGCGGCCGGTTGCTGCAGAGTGTACGAGACGCCGCGAAGCAGCAGCGGCGCGTCCAGCTTTAG
- a CDS encoding FAD-dependent monooxygenase, with amino-acid sequence MRGSALIVGAGIAGTAAARGLLRAGWSVQVLERGANLPGSGTALAMWPEALRALESLGAGDAVLAGSMEERGARILKPDGSKIATMGRNRTARFVPRTVLLDALSGDLPDGLIQWNTPVNGPASLPHADVVVAADGISSRLRTACNAAPPRTLRTVAFRGVVAGPAGGVTETWGRGRLFGITPLDAISTNWFACLRSADLPPLGSPEAFGAQGTDLLRSLYRGWHPDVARVLGKLDGSPIDYRELFDVPPLRSYVSGNVALLGDAAHAMAPNLGRGACEALLDAVALVDALSSAPGVAAGLQRYDSSRRRRGNAMVRAARLLNRLGTAEHFTGLRNLAMSAGSRFA; translated from the coding sequence ATGCGCGGCTCGGCACTGATCGTCGGAGCGGGCATCGCGGGAACCGCTGCTGCCCGCGGTCTGCTGCGGGCAGGATGGTCGGTCCAGGTGCTCGAACGCGGCGCAAACCTGCCCGGCAGCGGAACGGCGCTGGCCATGTGGCCCGAGGCGCTAAGAGCACTGGAATCGCTGGGTGCCGGTGACGCCGTCCTCGCCGGTTCGATGGAAGAGCGCGGCGCTCGAATCCTGAAACCCGACGGAAGCAAGATCGCAACCATGGGCCGCAACCGGACGGCTCGGTTTGTGCCTCGCACCGTCCTGCTGGATGCCCTCTCCGGGGACCTTCCCGACGGGCTTATCCAATGGAATACGCCGGTCAACGGGCCTGCATCCCTGCCCCACGCCGATGTTGTCGTGGCCGCCGACGGCATATCCAGCCGGCTGCGCACCGCCTGCAACGCGGCACCACCGCGGACACTGCGAACGGTGGCTTTCCGCGGCGTTGTTGCCGGCCCCGCCGGCGGGGTCACCGAGACGTGGGGGCGCGGCCGATTGTTCGGCATTACGCCGCTGGATGCCATTAGCACTAACTGGTTTGCCTGCCTCCGTTCCGCGGACCTTCCCCCGCTGGGTTCCCCGGAGGCCTTCGGCGCCCAGGGCACCGACCTGCTACGCAGCCTGTACCGCGGGTGGCACCCGGACGTCGCCCGGGTCCTTGGAAAGCTGGACGGGAGCCCGATAGATTACCGCGAGCTGTTCGACGTTCCGCCGCTCCGTTCCTATGTGTCCGGCAACGTGGCGCTGCTGGGCGACGCCGCGCACGCCATGGCGCCGAACCTTGGCCGCGGCGCCTGTGAGGCACTTTTGGATGCGGTTGCGCTGGTCGATGCCCTCAGCTCGGCGCCCGGTGTTGCCGCCGGGCTGCAGCGCTACGACTCCAGCCGGCGTCGGCGGGGAAACGCCATGGTCCGCGCGGCACGCCTGCTGAACCGTCTGGGCACAGCCGAGCACTTCACCGGCCTCCGCAACCTCGCAATGTCCGCGGGGTCACGGTTCGCCTAG
- a CDS encoding CGNR zinc finger domain-containing protein, which produces MSESVPAAAPGAQEHPCLALINSAGLQPGGKSYDELATPEAAVAWLKAHGLIAPDAVLYEHCRGRLAALRADLRDLFTAFTAGEAPPAAAVNAVNRALTSAPGTLLLRFDPATGFLRSADHPVTQVVEHVMAVIADDAAALLSGEQAAQLAPCEADSCDRFFLRTHARRQWCSTRCGDRVRAARAYARKRTLQGA; this is translated from the coding sequence ATGTCTGAATCGGTACCCGCAGCCGCACCGGGAGCGCAGGAACATCCCTGCCTGGCGTTGATCAACAGCGCCGGCCTGCAGCCCGGAGGTAAGAGCTATGACGAGCTGGCTACCCCTGAAGCGGCGGTCGCCTGGCTGAAGGCTCACGGACTCATTGCGCCCGACGCCGTGCTGTACGAACACTGCCGGGGCCGGCTGGCAGCGCTGCGTGCAGACCTGCGTGATCTCTTCACTGCATTCACGGCGGGTGAGGCTCCCCCGGCAGCGGCCGTGAACGCCGTGAACCGCGCGCTCACTTCCGCCCCGGGCACATTGCTGCTGCGGTTTGATCCCGCGACAGGATTTCTCCGTTCCGCTGACCACCCCGTGACCCAAGTTGTTGAGCACGTCATGGCGGTCATCGCCGACGACGCCGCGGCACTGCTCAGCGGCGAACAGGCGGCACAGCTCGCGCCCTGCGAAGCGGATTCGTGTGACAGGTTCTTCCTCCGCACGCACGCACGGCGGCAATGGTGCTCGACCCGCTGCGGCGACCGGGTCCGCGCGGCACGGGCCTATGCGCGCAAACGCACCCTGCAAGGCGCCTGA
- a CDS encoding LLM class flavin-dependent oxidoreductase: MHHGRSSGTAPFKLSVLSAGGTGVGMTAEEGLKAVISLARTADRRGYHRFWMSEHHAMGATSVSSPQLMVARLIAETAAVRLGAGGVMLPNHSPLLIAEQFGMLEALAPGRIDLGVGRAPGTDGATAAALRRGADANDGFPQQVLELEGFLRDEFPSDHPYRHVHAVPGPWQARENRVTPSPALPEMWILGSSPYSARLAGQLGRPYAFALQFGDADIDTAMQLYRDSFRPSDVLAEPQTLVSVPVAISDDTAEAKRQAATSAMAMLRMFKREGYLLLPPDEVEAYEATLQERQILDSYTNRSFHGNAAAVADRLEALWKRTGVDEVMLVVGGHSTTLDEEGINLLADHYSLPRPDTLPAAS; this comes from the coding sequence ATGCACCACGGTCGATCTTCCGGCACGGCGCCGTTCAAGTTATCCGTCCTGTCTGCAGGCGGCACAGGAGTGGGAATGACCGCTGAGGAAGGCCTGAAAGCGGTCATCTCACTCGCCCGTACCGCGGACCGCCGGGGCTATCACCGGTTCTGGATGTCTGAGCATCACGCGATGGGAGCAACCTCCGTGTCGTCGCCGCAGCTGATGGTTGCCCGGCTCATCGCCGAGACTGCAGCCGTCCGCCTCGGCGCCGGCGGAGTCATGCTGCCCAATCATTCCCCGCTGCTGATTGCCGAGCAGTTCGGGATGCTGGAGGCCCTCGCCCCGGGCCGGATTGACCTGGGCGTGGGGCGTGCGCCCGGAACGGACGGCGCCACGGCCGCGGCCTTGCGGCGGGGTGCAGACGCCAATGACGGATTCCCGCAGCAGGTCCTCGAACTGGAGGGATTCCTTCGGGACGAGTTCCCGTCCGACCACCCGTACCGGCACGTCCATGCGGTGCCCGGCCCCTGGCAGGCCAGGGAAAACCGGGTAACACCGTCCCCGGCCCTTCCGGAAATGTGGATCCTGGGTTCCTCTCCCTATTCGGCTCGGCTGGCCGGACAGCTCGGCCGGCCGTATGCCTTCGCCCTGCAGTTCGGCGACGCCGACATCGACACCGCTATGCAGCTGTACCGGGACAGCTTCCGACCCTCCGACGTACTCGCTGAGCCGCAGACCCTGGTGAGCGTGCCCGTGGCGATCAGCGACGACACGGCGGAAGCAAAACGGCAGGCGGCGACGTCGGCAATGGCGATGCTGCGGATGTTTAAGCGGGAAGGCTATCTTCTCCTGCCACCGGATGAGGTCGAGGCTTATGAGGCCACACTGCAGGAGCGGCAGATCCTCGACTCCTACACCAACCGCAGTTTCCACGGGAATGCCGCTGCCGTAGCCGACCGCCTGGAAGCTCTCTGGAAGCGCACCGGCGTCGATGAAGTGATGCTCGTTGTCGGCGGCCACTCGACCACACTCGACGAAGAAGGCATCAACCTCCTCGCCGACCACTACTCGCTGCCCCGACCGGATACGCTGCCGGCAGCAAGTTAG